A stretch of Anaerolineae bacterium DNA encodes these proteins:
- a CDS encoding glycosyltransferase translates to MLFKSPTVFPINEQTPLHQPPTLAYSVVIPLFNHAYILPELHRRVAAVMASLGQPYEIVYVDDGSGDNTFAVLSEVYQTDPTHIKGLRLLRNFGQHPAVTAGFEQTGGQIVITLDADLQNPPEEVPKLLEKLAEGYDVVVGWRQMRQDSLLRTLPSKFINWLISRSTGVKLHDYGSMLRVYRREVVQLLNQTEESAKFITALTSWLGANIVEVPVRHEATAAGQSRYNFRRLFRMTIDLATGYSMVPIQIVTAVGLLMAAIGISSGLFLLAWRVISGTNITGLSSFIALLLVLFGIQLAGLGIVGEYIGRIYVEVRGRPYYLIRTILARKEEPAHGDTKIT, encoded by the coding sequence ATGTTATTTAAATCTCCAACAGTCTTTCCAATTAATGAACAAACGCCGCTGCATCAACCTCCCACCCTGGCTTATTCTGTGGTGATCCCTCTCTTTAACCATGCCTATATTTTGCCGGAATTGCACCGGCGGGTAGCGGCAGTGATGGCATCCCTGGGCCAGCCCTATGAGATTGTGTATGTTGATGATGGGAGTGGTGACAATACCTTTGCCGTTTTAAGCGAGGTGTACCAGACCGATCCGACGCATATCAAAGGGCTACGTTTACTGCGCAACTTTGGCCAGCACCCGGCTGTTACGGCCGGATTTGAACAGACCGGCGGCCAAATTGTTATCACCCTTGATGCCGATTTACAGAATCCCCCCGAAGAAGTGCCAAAATTGCTGGAAAAATTGGCCGAAGGGTACGATGTGGTGGTTGGTTGGCGGCAGATGCGGCAAGACTCTCTTTTGCGCACGCTTCCTTCAAAATTTATCAACTGGCTTATTTCCAGGTCAACGGGAGTCAAGTTACACGATTATGGCAGCATGTTGCGGGTGTATCGGCGGGAGGTAGTGCAGTTGTTGAATCAAACCGAAGAGTCGGCCAAATTCATTACTGCTTTAACCAGTTGGCTGGGCGCTAACATTGTTGAAGTGCCGGTTCGGCATGAGGCTACGGCTGCTGGACAATCTCGTTATAATTTTCGCCGACTCTTTCGGATGACCATAGATCTGGCCACAGGATATTCTATGGTGCCCATCCAAATTGTCACCGCGGTTGGTTTGTTGATGGCTGCCATTGGCATCAGTTCCGGCCTGTTTTTGTTAGCCTGGCGCGTTATCTCCGGCACCAACATTACCGGTCTCAGTTCCTTTATTGCCTTGTTGCTGGTATTATTTGGCATCCAACTGGCGGGTTTGGGCATTGTGGGCGAATATATTGGCCGGATTTACGTGGAAGTGCGAGGGCGTCCCTATTATCTCATCAGAACAATTTTAGCCAGAAAGGAAGAACCGGCACACGGTGACACAAAAATTACTTGA
- the rffA gene encoding dTDP-4-amino-4,6-dideoxygalactose transaminase — MVLKIPFVKPSLTQVEYDAVLIALKEGAIGGNGRIGLQTQQWLADYLRVKHALLTTSCSHALEMAMMALNIGPGDEVILPSFAFVTAASAIVRQGARPVFAEIDETTFNIAPQDVKQRITSRSKAIVVVHYAGLGCKMAEILSIAQTHHLFVVEDAAQAIGASYMGQPLGTQGHIGCYSFHSTKNVVAGEGGAFVTNDEDIARKAEIVREKGTNRSQFLRGEVDKYTWVDLGSSYVISDLLAALLYAQLQRVNELTQARQKVWWRYYQQMADLETAGLIIRPGLDPQTEHNGHIYAFRVAGEANEAARRRNALLDYLKSRGVGATFHFIPLHSSPYGQERLGYKEGDFPITERVSASLVRLPLYPELSSEQVDYVLEVLNDGFKHVI, encoded by the coding sequence GTGGTTTTAAAAATCCCTTTTGTCAAACCCAGTTTAACCCAAGTTGAATATGATGCCGTCTTGATTGCCCTGAAAGAGGGCGCGATTGGCGGCAATGGCCGAATTGGCCTGCAAACCCAACAATGGCTGGCCGACTATTTGCGGGTTAAGCATGCCTTGCTCACCACATCCTGCTCTCACGCTTTGGAGATGGCCATGATGGCCCTGAACATTGGGCCGGGCGATGAAGTGATTTTGCCTTCTTTTGCCTTTGTTACGGCGGCCAGCGCCATAGTGCGCCAGGGCGCGCGGCCCGTTTTTGCTGAAATTGATGAGACCACCTTCAATATCGCCCCCCAGGATGTCAAACAGCGTATCACTTCTCGCTCTAAAGCAATTGTGGTGGTTCATTACGCCGGTCTGGGCTGCAAAATGGCCGAAATCTTGTCTATCGCTCAAACGCATCATCTTTTTGTGGTCGAAGACGCGGCCCAGGCGATTGGGGCAAGCTATATGGGGCAGCCTTTAGGCACGCAAGGCCATATTGGTTGTTACAGTTTTCACAGCACCAAAAATGTGGTGGCCGGCGAGGGCGGCGCGTTTGTCACCAATGATGAAGATATTGCTCGCAAAGCCGAAATTGTGCGTGAAAAAGGTACCAATCGCTCCCAATTTTTGCGGGGCGAAGTGGATAAATATACCTGGGTAGACCTTGGCAGTAGTTATGTTATTTCAGACTTGCTGGCCGCTCTCTTGTATGCCCAGTTACAGCGTGTAAATGAGCTTACCCAGGCCCGGCAAAAAGTATGGTGGCGCTATTATCAGCAGATGGCCGATCTGGAAACAGCAGGCTTAATTATCCGGCCCGGGCTTGATCCCCAGACCGAACACAATGGCCATATTTACGCTTTTCGCGTGGCCGGTGAAGCAAACGAAGCCGCCCGCCGGCGTAACGCGCTGTTGGATTATTTAAAAAGCCGAGGCGTGGGGGCAACGTTTCACTTTATCCCTCTTCATTCATCACCGTATGGGCAGGAACGTTTGGGTTACAAAGAGGGTGATTTTCCCATCACCGAACGGGTCAGCGCTTCGTTAGTGCGCTTGCCGCTTTACCCGGAGTTATCGTCTGAACAGGTTGATTATGTTCTTGAAGTTCTAAACGATGGTTTTAAACATGTTATTTAA